The DNA sequence TTCTGCCCAGCCAATTCTAGTTTGCCTTGGCAGAGATGGTTGTTGATGTAAAACTCTCGCAAGTAAAAGGAGTGAGCTTTTTCAGGTAGTCTAGTGGAATCTTCATTCCAGAAGAGCATATCAATTGGTGGAGGGGTTTTGCCATAAAGATAGTTGTTCACCACGTAATTCCAAATCAGCCCATCTGCTTTCATCATTCGATAGGTTGTCCCCATCTGCTTGCCGTCTAAGTATCCTTTCTCAGCCATCATCTTCTCAACAAATTTCATTGAGTCCTCATCTACGAAGAGCCCAAGATCTCCAGGCTTGGAGAAATCGACCAAAGTAGTCAACAGCGTGAAACTTGAAAAATGATTTTTCACCTTTTTCTGAGGACCGTTCAGCCAGCCCATAGTAGTTGCTAGTAAAGAACCTCCAATACAGTATCCAACTGCATGGATATTTTCTGCTCCTGTGATTTCCTTGACAACTCTCATTCCCTCAACGGGGCCCATTAACATGTAGTCATCAAGACTTGTGTTACGCAGTTCTGTCGTTGGATTCTTCCAACTAATCATGAAAACTGTGAAGCCATTGTTCACTAGATTCCGGACAAAGCTCTTTTTTTCATTTAGATCTAAAATATAGAACTTGTTGATCCAGGGTGGGTTGATCAGTACTGGAGTCTGATGTACTTGATCAGTATTAGCTTCATACTGGATCAATTCCATTAGGTCATTTCTATAAACGATCTTACCTGGTGTGTTCGCCAAGTTCTTACCGACTTCAAAAGGGGACTTGTCGACCATTTGTGGCATTTGGTCTTGGAAGTCTTTCACCCAATTTTCAAATCCTTTGACAAGACTTTTTCCTTCGGTATCAATGAATTCACGAATGGCTCCTGGGTTAGTCCAGAAGTAGTTGTTTGGCGATATCGCACTTACCATTTGTTCTGTCCAGAACCTGGCCTTGTCTTTCGTCCGATCTGAGACATTGGGTGTCTTCTGAATGCTTTCTTGGAGGAATTCAGCGTAGAGCTTATAGTATTCCTGAATCCATCTGAAATGGGGCAACTCTTCAAGTGTGGGAATTTTGCCAAACTCTCCCTTCTCAATAGATTCTTTGGATTTATTTACAAACTCGTTCCAAACTTTCATGTTGACTTCACCGATTTTCTGACTCCAATTCTGCATGGACTGATTCAGTTCTTGCGGATTCTTTGTCCAGGCTTCGGCAACTTGTTGGAGAGATTTCAGTGCTCCAAATGGATCAGTGTCAGTGCCTTGCTCGTTCATCTTGGAAATCATACTTCCAAAGAATTCCTGCATTTTTTCCTGATTGATCCCCTGTGTCTGAGTATTCATCGAACAGCTCCTATCATTAATTGCTTAGCTGTAATGCTGCATTCCCACACTCTCGATTTTGTGGAGAGTGCAGAATTTTTTTGTTTCTGGAAATCAGATTCTAAGTCCACCATCAACTTCAATGACCCTACCGGTGATGTAATCATTTTCTAGAATGAAGACAGCTGTTCTTGCGATTTCTGAGGGTTCACCAAGTCTACGAATTGGCACTTGATCAATGATCTTCTGCTTCACGTCTTCACGAATCGCAGCAACCATTTCTGTGTTGATGTAACCTGGTGCAATCGCAGCACAACGTACTCCATGTTGCGCCATTTCCTTGGCCCATGTCACAGTCATTTCTGCTACACCAGCTTTTGTGGCTGTATAGTTAGTTTGGCCCATATTCCCATTTCTTGAAATACTAGAAATGTTGATGCAAACACCTTTGCTACCCAATTGAAGTTGTTTTTCAAAAAACTCACGGGCGCAAAGGAATACCCCTGTTAGGTTGACATCAATGACTAGTTGCCAATTTTGTAAGGACATCTTTTGAATTTCCTCACCAGTAACGTTACCAGCTTCGTCCTTAATCTTTTTCTTGCGAACAATGAGTCCATCTCGTGTGATTCCGGCATTGTTTATTAGCCCATCAACTTGACCAAAATCTTTGACGATTTGATCTAATAGGGAAACGACTTCATCCTCTTTGGCTACATTAGTGACGTAGGTATGAGCTTTGACTCCCTTCGCTAAGGCCATCTCTTTCGTGGCATTTAAATCATCTTGGTTTAGATCAACCAAAGCTAAGTTTGCTCCTTTGTTCGCAAGTTCTGAAGCAAATGCGCGTCCTAAGCCTCGTCCACCCCCTGTAATGACTACGACTTTTCCTTCTAGATTCATACGACCTCGTTTGTAAATTAACTCTTTAAAATCAATCTCAAATCTTTTGAGAAATTTGTTTACCGTTCTACTGCTAATGCGACACCAAG is a window from the SAR324 cluster bacterium genome containing:
- a CDS encoding alpha/beta hydrolase, which produces MNTQTQGINQEKMQEFFGSMISKMNEQGTDTDPFGALKSLQQVAEAWTKNPQELNQSMQNWSQKIGEVNMKVWNEFVNKSKESIEKGEFGKIPTLEELPHFRWIQEYYKLYAEFLQESIQKTPNVSDRTKDKARFWTEQMVSAISPNNYFWTNPGAIREFIDTEGKSLVKGFENWVKDFQDQMPQMVDKSPFEVGKNLANTPGKIVYRNDLMELIQYEANTDQVHQTPVLINPPWINKFYILDLNEKKSFVRNLVNNGFTVFMISWKNPTTELRNTSLDDYMLMGPVEGMRVVKEITGAENIHAVGYCIGGSLLATTMGWLNGPQKKVKNHFSSFTLLTTLVDFSKPGDLGLFVDEDSMKFVEKMMAEKGYLDGKQMGTTYRMMKADGLIWNYVVNNYLYGKTPPPIDMLFWNEDSTRLPEKAHSFYLREFYINNHLCQGKLELAGQKINLGEINQPLYSVAAEKDHITPWDQVFKTGLNTGGQVRFALSTSGHIAGVVNPPLNPPKRAYWAGPVTETDQDPMIWQKNIQQVRGSWWQDWIPWLQGQCGDKGSVPTMGSKKYKLLGDAPGTYVKEK
- a CDS encoding SDR family oxidoreductase; this translates as MNLEGKVVVITGGGRGLGRAFASELANKGANLALVDLNQDDLNATKEMALAKGVKAHTYVTNVAKEDEVVSLLDQIVKDFGQVDGLINNAGITRDGLIVRKKKIKDEAGNVTGEEIQKMSLQNWQLVIDVNLTGVFLCAREFFEKQLQLGSKGVCINISSISRNGNMGQTNYTATKAGVAEMTVTWAKEMAQHGVRCAAIAPGYINTEMVAAIREDVKQKIIDQVPIRRLGEPSEIARTAVFILENDYITGRVIEVDGGLRI